From a single Alkalihalophilus pseudofirmus genomic region:
- a CDS encoding stage VI sporulation protein F yields MFQKNDPSFMDQLQKKTSVRPDELMKLANSVSQANLQDEKTVRQLISQVSKLANTPVSKEKEDQIVQAIVKNNMPTDFASLAKMFNKK; encoded by the coding sequence ATGTTTCAAAAAAATGACCCTTCATTTATGGATCAGCTTCAAAAGAAAACGAGTGTGAGACCAGATGAATTAATGAAACTGGCAAACTCGGTCAGTCAAGCAAATTTACAAGATGAGAAAACGGTTCGTCAATTAATTTCGCAAGTATCAAAGCTTGCTAATACTCCAGTATCGAAAGAAAAGGAAGATCAGATTGTTCAGGCTATTGTGAAAAATAATATGCCTACTGATTTCGCTTCTCTTGCTAAAATGTTCAATAAAAAATAA
- a CDS encoding DUF2768 domain-containing protein — MSDAMMNMWISFFALALMFISAGAAIFSREKLRGVIQKIVLAFSFICLLVSGLIVFLIVIGGPTAAL, encoded by the coding sequence ATGTCTGATGCAATGATGAATATGTGGATCTCGTTTTTTGCTCTCGCTTTAATGTTTATTTCTGCAGGGGCAGCGATCTTCAGTCGCGAAAAACTTAGAGGGGTCATTCAAAAAATAGTTCTTGCCTTCTCGTTTATTTGTTTATTAGTGTCTGGTTTAATTGTATTTTTAATCGTAATTGGCGGGCCGACTGCCGCTTTATAA